One genomic segment of Paraburkholderia aromaticivorans includes these proteins:
- a CDS encoding ribonuclease activity regulator RraA codes for MSDLDSATLEALRHVSTATLTTQLFKRGLRNTFMQGVAPLAALTGANLVGPAFTLRNIPSREDIDVLELFADPEYAQRKCVETIPAGHVLVQDCRGERGSASFGSILTQRLQVRGVAGMVSDGPVRDSPTIAALGIPVFCAGASAPPNLIRHHAVDINVPIGCGGVAVFPGDVIVGDADGVVVIPLQMAAEVAQAAVEQEQLEAFLTERIRDGAALPGTYPPNDTTKAAYEAWKQKRKA; via the coding sequence ATGTCCGATCTCGACTCCGCCACGCTGGAAGCGCTTCGTCATGTCAGCACCGCGACACTGACCACCCAACTGTTCAAACGCGGCTTGCGCAACACGTTCATGCAAGGCGTCGCGCCGCTCGCCGCGCTCACTGGCGCGAACCTGGTCGGGCCGGCGTTCACCTTGCGCAACATTCCGTCGCGTGAAGACATCGACGTGCTTGAACTCTTTGCCGATCCGGAGTACGCGCAGCGCAAGTGCGTCGAAACGATTCCGGCCGGCCATGTGCTGGTGCAGGATTGCCGCGGCGAGCGCGGCAGCGCGTCGTTCGGTTCGATCCTGACGCAACGCTTGCAGGTTCGCGGCGTGGCGGGCATGGTCTCCGACGGCCCGGTGCGAGACAGCCCGACAATCGCCGCGTTAGGCATTCCGGTGTTCTGCGCGGGCGCGAGCGCGCCGCCCAACCTGATCCGCCATCATGCGGTGGATATCAATGTGCCGATCGGCTGCGGCGGCGTCGCCGTATTTCCGGGCGACGTGATCGTGGGCGATGCGGACGGCGTGGTGGTAATTCCGCTGCAAATGGCCGCTGAGGTCGCGCAAGCCGCTGTCGAACAGGAGCAACTCGAAGCGTTTCTCACCGAGCGGATTCGCGACGGCGCGGCGCTGCCCGGCACTTACCCGCCGAACGATACGACGAAGGCCGCTTACGAGGCGTGGAAGCAGAAACGCAAAGCGTGA
- a CDS encoding response regulator, whose protein sequence is MNSTIAAAQIGGNQQSETLATSDGLTGFLEQQQKMTAALRLDQATIVLVEDDPDSRESLTLLLEAEGAHVVAAADAEEGVEAALRLLPDAVVCDLDLPAMDGFYLIQRLRDHEIRGDHAPSVAVALTGHTDDAYRLRSIGEGFQHFMTKPALPEDLVTLLHDAIDARAAG, encoded by the coding sequence ATGAACAGCACCATCGCAGCCGCGCAAATTGGCGGCAACCAGCAGAGTGAAACGTTGGCCACGTCTGACGGCCTAACCGGTTTTTTAGAGCAACAACAGAAAATGACTGCAGCATTGAGACTCGATCAGGCCACGATCGTGCTCGTAGAAGACGACCCGGACAGCCGGGAATCGCTGACCTTGTTACTCGAAGCAGAGGGCGCGCATGTCGTCGCAGCGGCGGATGCGGAAGAGGGCGTGGAGGCGGCGCTGCGGTTGTTGCCCGACGCTGTGGTATGCGACCTCGACCTGCCCGCCATGGACGGTTTCTACCTGATCCAGCGCTTGCGTGACCATGAGATTCGCGGCGACCACGCGCCTTCGGTGGCCGTTGCGCTCACAGGCCATACCGACGACGCTTATCGTTTACGAAGTATCGGCGAGGGCTTCCAGCACTTCATGACCAAGCCGGCTTTGCCTGAAGACCTCGTGACGCTGCTGCACGACGCGATCGACGCACGCGCGGCGGGTTGA
- a CDS encoding Fur family transcriptional regulator, which produces MKTAKPAATAHQAAPAHAAQSHGPGHAHGDSQEAALTLAEEYCRERGEKLTPIRRKVLELLLNSGRATKAYSLLDEMRQIHPGSAPPTVYRALDFLLSAGLVHRIESINAFTVCHDLTQCQHGILVVCQQCGSVTELHQPKLRQALVTQIEDAGYRLASDEIELKGLCSACQAAEAAASGQQPATPVAAVK; this is translated from the coding sequence ATGAAGACCGCCAAGCCCGCCGCGACCGCCCACCAAGCCGCCCCCGCCCACGCCGCTCAGTCGCATGGGCCGGGGCACGCGCACGGTGATTCGCAGGAAGCCGCCCTGACACTCGCGGAAGAATATTGCCGCGAACGCGGCGAAAAACTTACGCCGATCCGCCGTAAAGTGCTCGAACTGTTGTTGAATTCCGGGCGCGCCACCAAAGCATATTCGCTGCTCGACGAGATGCGCCAGATTCATCCCGGCTCCGCGCCGCCCACCGTGTATCGGGCACTGGACTTTCTGCTCTCGGCGGGGCTCGTCCATCGGATCGAATCGATCAATGCCTTCACCGTCTGCCACGATCTGACGCAATGTCAGCATGGCATTCTGGTGGTGTGCCAGCAATGCGGCAGCGTCACCGAACTGCATCAGCCGAAGCTGCGCCAGGCGCTGGTCACGCAAATCGAAGACGCGGGCTACCGGCTCGCGAGCGATGAAATCGAGCTCAAGGGATTGTGTTCAGCCTGTCAGGCAGCGGAAGCGGCGGCGTCGGGCCAGCAGCCGGCCACGCCCGTCGCGGCCGTCAAATAA
- a CDS encoding glutathione S-transferase family protein: protein MITIWGRANSVNVQKVLWCCDELVLPYERIDAGLQFGRNTEPAYLAMNPTGKIPTLVDDDFVLWESNSILRYLVLQYGEASLLYPSEPKARAGIDRWLDWSLSTLQPAERPVFWALVRTPAAERDTAKLASDFNAVAVLWRMLDTHLQGRFFLEGEKFTLADIVIGAYAKRWFGVDGVERPPLPNLQRWYSRIATRTGFKKYVDFPLT, encoded by the coding sequence ATGATTACGATCTGGGGACGCGCCAATTCGGTCAACGTCCAGAAAGTGTTGTGGTGCTGCGATGAACTGGTGCTGCCGTACGAGCGTATCGACGCCGGTCTGCAATTCGGCCGCAACACCGAACCCGCCTATCTCGCGATGAACCCGACCGGCAAGATTCCGACGCTGGTCGACGACGACTTCGTGTTGTGGGAATCGAACTCGATTTTGCGCTACCTGGTGCTGCAATACGGCGAAGCCAGCCTGCTGTATCCATCTGAGCCGAAGGCGCGCGCCGGCATCGACCGCTGGCTGGACTGGTCGCTGTCCACGCTGCAACCCGCCGAGCGTCCGGTGTTCTGGGCGCTGGTGCGCACGCCCGCCGCCGAGCGCGACACGGCCAAACTGGCCAGCGACTTCAATGCCGTCGCCGTGCTGTGGCGCATGCTGGACACGCATCTGCAAGGGCGCTTTTTCCTCGAGGGCGAGAAGTTCACGCTGGCCGACATCGTGATCGGCGCCTACGCGAAACGCTGGTTCGGCGTGGACGGCGTCGAGCGGCCGCCGCTGCCGAACCTGCAGCGCTGGTATTCGCGTATTGCAACGCGTACGGGGTTCAAGAAGTACGTCGATTTTCCGCTGACCTGA